One stretch of Bombus terrestris chromosome 5, iyBomTerr1.2, whole genome shotgun sequence DNA includes these proteins:
- the LOC100642687 gene encoding regulator of microtubule dynamics protein 1-like, protein MGIWGLTKKKGDNETIITTKEVLIAKADALYEQEQYQEIHDLLINYKDSGDIEIIWRLCRAMYKLSKIVSEVDGKKLIFEAYDLILKALEIKEDNWAAHKWASILLNSKTLYEGVKAQIKESYNIKKHMLRAMELNPKEPTLMYMLGTWCYQVADLTWYQRKIASVIFGEPPSSSFEEALKYFETAEEIDPNFYSQNLLMLGKTYLKLNLKELAMKYLKMALEYPAKNEDDRDAKQEAQKLLKKF, encoded by the exons ATGGGTATTTGGGGTCTTACAAAAAAGAAGGGTGATAATGAAACAATCATAACTACAAAAGAAGTTCTAATAGCAAAAGCCGATGCATTATACGAGCAAGAACAATACCAGGAAATACATGaccttctaataaattataaa GATAGCggtgatattgaaattatatggcGTTTGTGTAGAGCAATGTATAAATTGTCTAAAATTGTGAGCGAAGTAgatggaaagaaattaattttcgaagcttatgatttaatactcaaggcacttgaaataaaagaggaTAATTGGGCTGCACACAAATGGGCATCGATTCTTCTTAATTCTAAGACTCTTTATGAAGGAGTAAAAGCACAAATAAAAgagtcatataatattaagaaacatatgctg AGAGCAATGGAACTAAATCCAAAAGAACCGACACTTATGTACATGCTTGGTACTTGGTGCTATCAAGTTGCCGATTTAACATGGtatcaaagaaaaattgcatctgTAATATTCGGAGAACCACCATCTTCATCATTCGAAGAAGCTCTAAAATACTTTGAAACCGCAGAGGAAATTGATCCCAATTTCTACagtcaaaatttattaatgttggGCAAAACctacttaaaattaaatctaaaagagctagctatgaaatatttaaaaatggccCTTGAATATCCTGCAAAGAACGAAGATGATCGAGATGCTAAACAGGAAGCACAAAAgttgttaaagaaattttaa
- the LOC125385171 gene encoding ribonuclease P/MRP protein subunit POP5-like — MVRFKNRYIIFEITVGDKSNKPLQLKTMILHNAIQQKVQQLYGDFGVAAIKAGFSAKYCNIHTKIALVKTRHGPHKFLLKAIPIINDIAGRLVSVKILYVGATLKHCFLFIKRYQQQKLEKVWGTLKTETERKNMENALMTLTPAMKDCT, encoded by the exons atggtTCGCTTTAAAAacag atacataatatttgaaataactgtTGGTGATAAATCTAACAAGCctttacaattaaaaactaTGATTTTGCATAATGCTATTCAACAAAAAGTACAACAGTTGTATGGTGATTTTGGAGTTGCAGCGATAAAAGCTGGTTTTAGCG caaagtattgcaatatacatacaaaaattgCATTAGTGAAAACCAGACATGGCCCCCACAAATTTTTACTAAAGGCTATCCCAATCATAAATGACATAGCAGGACGTTTAGTATCAGTAAAAATACTTTACGTGGGTGcaacattgaaacattgtttcctctttatcaaa AGATATCAACAACAAAAGCTGGAAAAAGTATGGGGTACTCTTAAAACcgaaacagaaaggaaaaatatggaGAACGCTTTAATGACGCTAACTCCAGCCATGAAAGACTGTACATGA